Within Candidatus Micrarchaeia archaeon, the genomic segment GGGAACTGCCGGATATTCTTGCGGAAAGGATAGAAAAGCTGGAGCAGGAGATGAAAAACCTGAAGGAACGGAAAAACTAAACCTGCGGCAAAATTTCCGAAGCATCATCAATTATATTTTTTTCGCACATCTCTAACGTATGCGAGATATTGCACCCCATATAACCAGGCAGAGGTTAGTTGTAGAAGGATTTTTCGAAATACCCGTCCGAAGAAAAACCATTCTTGCTTTTTTCAGGGGAATCACAAGAGAGCTGGGCCTGCACACCTATGGGAAACCCACCATACACGCCACGGGGAATATTGGAAAAGCGATAAACCAGGGCTTTGACTCTTTCGTTCCGCTCATAGATTCCGGCATCGCGCTTTATGTGTGGGGCAACGCAAAATTCTTCTCAACCGTGATTTACACCTGCAAGAAGTTCGACAGCAAGAAAGCGGTAAATTTCACGAAGCGCTTCTTCAAGTCGAAGAGAATGGTGCATAGTTCGTTCTAATGCGTGCTAAAGCGCAGCCGGCAAAGAAATAAAAAACACAACTCCTTAATCCCACTATGGGAATCCGCATTTTCGCTGTGTTTGCTTTAGTTCTAGTGCTTATGCTCGGGTGCATACAGCCCCAAATAAGTTCGGCAGTGCCGGCTGATTTGGAAATAACCTACGGCTACGGCGCGTGCCACGCTGAATGGGGCCGCACCACATTAACCATAGACGCAAAAGGCCACGGAACTTCCGGGAACGAGGGCGGCCAGGGCATGGACGCGCTCGTGAACCTCATCTCCAAAAAATCATTCACGCTCAGCGAGAAGGAGCTCCTGGCGCTCCTGAACGGAATCGAGTCCAGCGGATTCTATTCCCTCGGGGATTCCTATTCCGACCTGTTGGTGCAGGACGGGAGCTGCTCTTTCATATCCGTAACCAAGAACAACTCCACGAAAACGGTTTCAGTTTCCAACACCGCTGCACCGGAAGCGTTCTCTAAAGCCGCGGACCTGATAAGCGCTGCGTCAAGCAAATGATGGGCCCGTCCAGATTCGAATGTCAGCCCAAGAGGGCTTCGCCCCCTTAGTCCGACACCGCCCAAACCCCCTTGAAAAATGAAGTAATCACTTCACTGGCGCAATTCCACTCCAAAATAGGACGTATATTTCCGTGCGATTCGAAACCTAATTTTTAACGAGAATTATCCCATATATACCTTCGGCTTCAGCAGGGAGTAACATAGTTAGATTATCGATTTTTTGTATCTTAATAGTGTAATTCTGATATTCATATGGTTGCCAAATAAGTTCACTATTTCTTATCGGTTGGTCAAATTCAATCTTTTGTATTTCGAAGCTATTTGCGCTTTCATTTGCAACAAAACCAAATACGTGTCCCACTTTTTCCCCATCTTGATATAACCCCGTTGATTCTCGTATGCCTAATGTTTCTTTGTCCGTTATGATAGTAACATTGACATCCCCCTCAACCTTTCCAATAACAAAGCCTCCACTTTGATTCTGTGTATTAATCAGGTAAAATTCGTTTGTCGAGGTGTTGTTTACAATAACCCCTGCTACTATGATTGCCGACACCCCCAACAATAACGGAAGCAAAATCTGCGTGAACCAAGGATTTTTCCAGATTCCTGCATTCGCCCTCTTTTCTGGCCTTCCATCCACGGTATCACCTTTCCTAAACGAAACAGATTCAGAATATGGGCCCGTCCAGATTCGAACTGGAGATTTTCTGCGTGTAAGGCAGACGTCTTAACCATTGCCGGTCTTTTACAAGCGTAAAAAACTCTCGACTACGAGCCCGAAAATTTAAAAATCAGAAAGTTCTCATCGAGAACGGCTTTATGAAGAGGTAATGCTTCTCCTTCCCCTCCAGCTCCCCCATTATCCTGTGCGCGAACATCAGCGCAGGGTCCGCAATCGAGGGTATGCGCTTCTTCACGTCATCGAAATTCTCGAACGGCTTCTTCTCCCTCTCGTTCAGCAGGGACTCCAGGTGCTTCTTCCCAACCCCTGGCAGCAGCTCGAGCTGGTGCACCCTCATCGAAATGGGTCCTGCCTTGTTCAGGAAATTCACGAACTCCTGCTCGTGCTCAGCTATTGCCGACCTCATTATCACGGACAGGTTCTCCTTGGCGTTCTGTGTAAGTTCCGAGTAGTTCAACTTGCCCTTTATCCTGCTCACTTCGTTCCTCTGCTCCTTTCCTATGTAAACCTTCTGCCCTATGGAAACGGTAGCTTCGGGCTTGAGCGTTGCTTCGAGCAGGGTGAAAAACTGGCCCCCCACCATCTGAACCAGGGGCTCGCGCCTCACGTCGCTGGACCTCCCTCCCGGGAGATATTCGACTATCCATGCGTTCTCCTCCATCCTGCCCACCAAAATTTCATTTGAAAAGCTTCACTATCTCTTCAGCCTCCTCCTGGCTCAGGTCAATCTTGTCTTTCTGCACGAGCGTCCGCACAGTTTCAATGTGCTTCGGCGAGACGTTGGCCAGGCTCACCGCGGCTTCGCGCGTGAACTTCTTGTTCTTCATTATCTTGTCAACTAGCGCTTCGGCCTCCTTCCTGGTGCCCTTCGCGAATTTCTTGGCGTAGTCCTGCGCCTGTTTTTGTTCGTAGCCCAGCTCGCCCTCCTTCTCCCGGCCTTCCAATATGTCCTTCACTTCTGCCAGCGTTATCTGCTTGGTGCCGTTAACCTTCATTTGCTCACCTTCTTCGCTTTCCTCGCACCAGCTTTCATCATGTGCACCGGGCTGAGCACGAGCGTCTTCACGAGGCCGCCATCCGTTATCCTCACTATGTATGCTGTCCCCTGCTTCTTCACGACCTCTCCGCTTATGCCGTTGTACCTCGGGTGCGGCAGGCCCTTGAAATACGGGCCTATGGATATCACTATCCTCTCTCCAGGCCTGAACGGCTTCACGAAATCATTTGCGGTGAGCGTTCTCTTCTTTTTCGTGGATTTCGTTCCTTTGGAGAAAAATCCCCTTGACCTCTTAACCATATTTACCTACCTCTAACCATTAAGCTGAATGCAACAGAGTATTTTACTTTGGTGTCAGGGGTTTTTAAGCATTCTCTTTTTAAATCTTTTTAAATAAGCAACGCTGCTTATTCTCAAAAAGCGCACAGGGTGATAGCTTGGCAAAAGGTATCGATTTCGTCATTACCAACATCGTCTCCTCGGCCAACCTCGGGTTGGAGCTGGACCTTTTCTACATCGCCCAGAAAATAAAGGAAATTGAATACGAGCCGGAGCAGTTCCCGGGCGCGATACTCAAATTCAAGGAGCCAAAAGCATCGCTTTTGCTCTTCAAGAACGGAAAAGTGGTGTGCGTCGGGTGCAAAGACGAAGAGACAATAGCGAAGACGCTGGACAAGACCGTGAAGCTCCTCAAGCCCTACGCGAAGAAGATACTCACCAACAAGAAGCCCACATTCGTGGTCACCAACATCGTGGCGAGCGCGGACCTGAAGATGCCCCTGGACCTG encodes:
- a CDS encoding S-adenosylmethionine decarboxylase, which encodes MRDIAPHITRQRLVVEGFFEIPVRRKTILAFFRGITRELGLHTYGKPTIHATGNIGKAINQGFDSFVPLIDSGIALYVWGNAKFFSTVIYTCKKFDSKKAVNFTKRFFKSKRMVHSSF
- a CDS encoding DUF655 domain-containing protein, which gives rise to MEENAWIVEYLPGGRSSDVRREPLVQMVGGQFFTLLEATLKPEATVSIGQKVYIGKEQRNEVSRIKGKLNYSELTQNAKENLSVIMRSAIAEHEQEFVNFLNKAGPISMRVHQLELLPGVGKKHLESLLNEREKKPFENFDDVKKRIPSIADPALMFAHRIMGELEGKEKHYLFIKPFSMRTF
- a CDS encoding 50S ribosomal protein L21e (mediates an interaction between 5S and domains II and V of 23S), which codes for MVKRSRGFFSKGTKSTKKKRTLTANDFVKPFRPGERIVISIGPYFKGLPHPRYNGISGEVVKKQGTAYIVRITDGGLVKTLVLSPVHMMKAGARKAKKVSK
- a CDS encoding TATA-box-binding protein (TFIID; binds specifically to the TATA box and functions in transcription): MAKGIDFVITNIVSSANLGLELDLFYIAQKIKEIEYEPEQFPGAILKFKEPKASLLLFKNGKVVCVGCKDEETIAKTLDKTVKLLKPYAKKILTNKKPTFVVTNIVASADLKMPLDLFAIAYKVKDVEYEPEQFPGAILKFKEPRVSMLLFKNGKVICAGATSKKQIKDTLVKAKALLSRYTGKK